One Rattus norvegicus strain BN/NHsdMcwi chromosome 20, GRCr8, whole genome shotgun sequence DNA segment encodes these proteins:
- the Or10al4b gene encoding olfactory receptor Olr1699 isoform X1 yields the protein MSVNCSLWQENSLSVKRFAFAKFSEVPGECFLLFTLILLMFLVSVTGNTLIALAICTSPSLHTPMYFFLANLSLLEIGYTCSVIPKMLQSLVSEVREISQEGCATQMFFFIFFVTLFYGSGSVTYLRPKSSHSPGMDKLLALFYTAVTSMLNPIIYSLRNKEVKAALRRILALKKILSINK from the exons atgagtgtcaactGTTCTCTGTGGCAGGAGAATAGTTTGTCTGTCAAACGTTTTGCAtttgccaagttctctgaggtccctggagaatgcttcctcctgttcaccctcatcctGCTCATGTTCTTAGTATCAGTAACAGGAAATACTCTCATAGCCCTTGCTATTTGCACCAGTCCATCTctgcacacccccatgtacttctttctggccaACTTGTCTCTCCTGGAGATTGGCTATACttgctctgtcatacccaagatgcTGCAGAGTCTTGTGAGTGAGGTCCGAGagatctctcaggagggatgtgccacacagatgtttttcttcatattctttg TCACACTTTTTTATGGTTCAGGATCTGTTACCTATTTGAGGCCTAAGTCTAGCCACTCACCAGGAATGGACAAACTCTTGGCCCTCTTCTACacagcagtgacatccatgctgaaccctaTCATCTATAGTTTAAGGAataaggaagtcaaggcagcactgagaagaattCTGGCCCTGAAAAAAATTCTGTCAATAAATAAGTAA
- the Or10al4b gene encoding olfactory receptor Olr1699: MSVNCSLWQENSLSVKRFAFAKFSEVPGECFLLFTLILLMFLVSVTGNTLIALAICTSPSLHTPMYFFLANLSLLEIGYTCSVIPKMLQSLVSEVREISQEGCATQMFFFIFFGITECCLLAAMAFDRYMAICSPLHYATRMSRGVCAHLAIVSWVMGCIVGLGQTNFIFSLNFCGPCEIDHFFCDLPPLLALACGDTSQNEAAIFVVVVLCISSPFLLIIYSYVRILVAVLVMPSPEGRHKALSTCSSHLLVVTLFYGSGSVTYLRPKSSHSPGMDKLLALFYTAVTSMLNPIIYSLRNKEVKAALRRILALKKILSINK, encoded by the coding sequence atgagtgtcaactGTTCTCTGTGGCAGGAGAATAGTTTGTCTGTCAAACGTTTTGCAtttgccaagttctctgaggtccctggagaatgcttcctcctgttcaccctcatcctGCTCATGTTCTTAGTATCAGTAACAGGAAATACTCTCATAGCCCTTGCTATTTGCACCAGTCCATCTctgcacacccccatgtacttctttctggccaACTTGTCTCTCCTGGAGATTGGCTATACttgctctgtcatacccaagatgcTGCAGAGTCTTGTGAGTGAGGTCCGAGagatctctcaggagggatgtgccacacagatgtttttcttcatattctttggtataactgagtgctgcctattggcagccatggcctttgaccgCTATATGGCTATATGTTCCCCACTCCACTATGCAACCCGAATGAGTCGTGGAGTATGTGCCCacttggcaattgtttcatgggtgATGGGATGCATAGTAGGTCTGGGACAGaccaattttattttctccttgaaCTTCTGTGGACCCTGTGAGATAGACCACTTCTTCTGTGACCTTCCACCTCTCCTGGCACTTGCCTGTGGTGATACATCCCAAAACGAGGCTGCCATCTTTGTGGTAGTTGTCCTCTGCATATCTAGCCCTTTTTTGCTGATCATTTATTCTTATGTCAGAATTCTCGTTGCAGTGCTGGTGATGCCTTCACCTGAGGGGCGCCACAAAGCCCTTTCAACCTGTTCCTCCCACCTACTTGTAGTCACACTTTTTTATGGTTCAGGATCTGTTACCTATTTGAGGCCTAAGTCTAGCCACTCACCAGGAATGGACAAACTCTTGGCCCTCTTCTACacagcagtgacatccatgctgaaccctaTCATCTATAGTTTAAGGAataaggaagtcaaggcagcactgagaagaattCTGGCCCTGAAAAAAATTCTGTCAATAAATAAGTAA